One genomic segment of Kogia breviceps isolate mKogBre1 chromosome 11, mKogBre1 haplotype 1, whole genome shotgun sequence includes these proteins:
- the C11H2orf74 gene encoding uncharacterized protein C2orf74 homolog, producing MNNSGDKEKTLVPTRPGILVQRWSKAVVATPLGNGEGVKDEEEDKIKEKQKTENAGENGQENDYLQKPPIPVTGSPSVVDNHKRPLKGVTFSREVIVVDLGKDNPITRSYTRLHKARK from the exons ATGAACAATTCAGGAGACAAAGAAAA GACTCTTGTACCCACGAGGCCTGGCATTCTTGTCCAGAGATGGAGTAAAGCAGTGGTGGCCACACCCTTAGGAAATGGAGAGGGTGTGAAAGATGAAGAGGAggacaaaataaaagagaagcaaaagactGAGAATGCTGGAGAAAATGGTCAAGAA AATGACTACTTGCAAAAACCACCCATACCTGTCACTGGAAGTCCTTCAGTTGTTGATAACCATAAAAGACCTTTAAAAGGAGTGACATTTTCTAGGGAGGTAATTGTTGTGGACCTTGGAAAGGACAATCCTATAACTCGAAGCTATACTCGATTACATAAAGCGAGAAAATGA
- the LOC131765567 gene encoding cytochrome c oxidase assembly protein COX14-like has protein sequence MLRLARGALARVGSRILKGDDMPTAEKLANIGYKTFSSSTMLLTVYGDYLRSARAYHYLQPPSSQLQAAEQNTSGAL, from the coding sequence ATGCTACGTCTGGCCCGCGGGGCCCTAGCTCGCGTTGGGAGCCGAATCCTAAAGGGGGACGACATGCCAACTGCTGAGAAGCTAGCTAACATTGGCTACAAGACCTTCTCCTCCTCCACGATGCTTCTCACTGTGTATGGGGACTACCTCCGCAGTGCCCGAGCCTACCACTATTTACAGCCGCCCAGCTCCCAGCTCCAGGCTGCAGAACAGAACACCTCGGGAGCGTTGTAG